In one Magallana gigas chromosome 7, xbMagGiga1.1, whole genome shotgun sequence genomic region, the following are encoded:
- the LOC105341828 gene encoding receptor-type tyrosine-protein phosphatase epsilon: MGNTTATPTDEDGDNPMLLAALFAVIILLLILIILFIRRCIKCHKKRAAAVRYINPALSSSDTQHPLIDERVTIVLEEIDHNNVTPQDETPEVVVEYSNLKSYRVSLDQFIREVDNKREKDGFREEFKEIPNGLLELHFAALKKENKSRNRYKKVYPYDYCRVVLDTDDNTGGTDYVNACFVHGFNFDKEYIAAQGPFTNETLLDFWRLIWQNRCTRIVMLTNLFEGDRMKCLQYWPENEDMRFGPFLVRSEMQDVFEQYTVRRLVVEKGDEKKRVTQYHFTAWPDCRVPEDMDTLLEFRNIVIKDIAPEEGPIVVHCSAGIGRTGTFIALDYLLKEVMTKDSIDVINCVSKLRQQRAFSIQTDMQYAFLQEAIVHALTHHDYLTGPFLEVDGM, encoded by the exons ATGCATAAAATGCCACAAGAAGAGAGCAGCGGCTGTACGATACATAAATCCAGCTCTGTCTTCTTCCGACACACAGCATCCTCTTATTGATGAGCGCGTCACCATAGTGCTCGAAGAAATCGACCACAACAACGTGACTCCGCAGGATGAAACACCGGAAGTAGTTGTTGAATACAGTAATCTTAAGTCGTACCGTGTATCCCTCGACCAGTTTATCAGGGAGGTGGACAATAAACGTGAGAAAGATGGATTCCGAGAGGAGTTCAAG GAAATTCCAAATGGATTGTTGGAACTTCACTTTGCtgcattgaaaaaagaaaacaaatcaagAAATCGATACAAAAAGGTGTACCCTT ACGACTATTGCCGTGTTGTCTTGGATACCGATGATAACACCGGAGGGACTGACTACGTCAACGCCTGTTTTGTGCAC ggcTTCAATTTTGACAAAGAGTACATTGCTGCACAAG GTCCATTCACGAACGAAACTCTCCTGGACTTTTGGCGACTGATCTGGCAGAATAGATGTACACGTATTGTCATGCTAACCAATCTGTTTGAAGGGGATCGG ATGAAGTGTCTCCAGTACTGGCCAGAAAACGAAGACATGCGCTTTGGACCTTTCCTGGTCAGATCAGAAATGCAGGACGTGTTTGAACAGTACACTGTCAGAAGACTCGTGGTGGAGAAG GGAGACGAGAAAAAACGGGTGACCCAGTATCACTTTACAGCCTGGCCGGACTGTCGAGTTCCGGAAGATATGGACACGCTGTTGGAGTTCCGGAATATTGTCATCAAAGACATCGCGCCGGAAGAAGGACCGATCGTTGTCCACTGCAG TGCCGGAATTGGTCGCACCGGGACATTTATTGCTCTAGACTACCTGCTGAAGGAAGTGATGACAAAAGATAGTATTGACGTCATCAATTGTGTATCAAAACTGCGTCAGCAGAGGGCGTTTTCGATTCAGACAGAC ATGCAGTATGCGTTCCTACAAGAAGCGATTGTTCACGCTCTCACCCATCATGATTATCTTACTGGGCCCTTCCTTGAGGTGGATGGAATGTGA